A part of Methanomassiliicoccales archaeon genomic DNA contains:
- a CDS encoding ABC transporter substrate-binding protein, protein MNRSVLVVIIIAVILIGAGGAYVLLSSDDEGEKKTYDVRVGYLQGDLHQLARVVASDDEINGGTNLYKENGLNISTPNPSGYLNGGAVMDAFAAGEIDIGFLGAPPAILKSLNVGTDIIIVSKVNSEGSSIVVKDGINSFTDLKGKTVATPGVSSIQHLLFLKVAEENNMNVKQSGTPGDANTVYFVQIAPKDMKAALETDQVQGAVGWEPYGSDVLQSGAAKLLMWSGDVWPDHPCCVIAVKRSFAETNPETVKMFLRAHVQANELIDEAMSEGSGPTYDRIIELATQFSGRNESVVLSALAHMDLDYRIDANFDDYLKDFTQSYIGLELIAEQKLADRGYSNVTEYVEALVKTEYLDAAD, encoded by the coding sequence ATGAACAGGAGCGTTTTGGTGGTCATCATCATTGCGGTCATATTGATTGGAGCTGGAGGAGCATATGTTCTGCTCAGCTCTGATGACGAGGGGGAGAAGAAGACCTACGATGTAAGGGTAGGATATCTGCAGGGCGACCTTCATCAATTGGCCAGGGTGGTCGCTAGCGACGACGAGATAAACGGGGGGACCAACTTGTATAAAGAGAACGGTCTGAACATCTCTACCCCAAATCCGTCGGGTTATCTAAATGGGGGAGCGGTCATGGACGCTTTTGCGGCAGGCGAGATCGATATCGGTTTCCTTGGAGCTCCTCCAGCCATATTGAAGTCATTGAATGTTGGGACGGACATCATCATCGTCTCCAAGGTGAATTCTGAAGGTTCGTCGATCGTGGTCAAGGATGGCATAAACAGTTTCACAGATCTCAAGGGGAAGACCGTCGCCACTCCTGGGGTCTCATCGATCCAACATCTTCTTTTCCTGAAGGTGGCCGAGGAGAACAACATGAATGTGAAACAGTCGGGGACTCCTGGTGATGCGAATACTGTCTATTTCGTCCAGATAGCCCCGAAAGATATGAAGGCGGCGTTGGAGACCGACCAGGTCCAGGGAGCCGTCGGATGGGAGCCATATGGTTCTGATGTCCTGCAATCAGGGGCGGCCAAGCTCCTGATGTGGTCTGGGGACGTCTGGCCGGACCACCCTTGTTGCGTGATCGCAGTGAAGAGGTCGTTCGCAGAGACCAACCCGGAGACCGTCAAGATGTTCTTAAGGGCGCATGTCCAGGCGAACGAGCTGATAGACGAAGCGATGTCCGAGGGCAGCGGCCCGACCTACGATAGGATAATCGAGCTGGCAACACAGTTCAGCGGAAGGAACGAGAGCGTCGTCCTGAGCGCGTTGGCGCACATGGACCTTGATTATAGGATCGATGCCAACTTCGATGATTATCTTAAGGACTTCACCCAGTCCTACATCGGTCTGGAACTTATAGCAGAGCAGAAATTGGCCGACCGAGGCTACTCGAACGTCACCGAATATGTTGAGGCATTGGTCAAGACCGAATACCTGGACGCCGCCGATTGA
- a CDS encoding helix-turn-helix transcriptional regulator encodes MFEINIVSNTPLTPIKDADEVALLFLQQVGYLPKGYDPKTAARNVEESVPYQMFMDCFLRNMKRVWLVEEMAVKFDTTKPTIYRHLNKLKSMDILEEVDVERDGKIKKGYRIRYGDLKKAWSFTEANVEMAMQSYRQTVEHLQSLVEE; translated from the coding sequence ATGTTCGAGATAAATATCGTAAGCAACACACCGCTCACCCCTATAAAAGATGCCGACGAGGTCGCACTACTTTTCTTACAGCAGGTCGGCTACCTTCCCAAAGGATATGACCCAAAGACCGCGGCCAGGAACGTCGAGGAATCTGTCCCCTACCAGATGTTCATGGACTGTTTCCTCAGGAACATGAAGAGGGTGTGGTTGGTCGAGGAGATGGCCGTCAAGTTCGACACCACAAAACCCACGATCTACCGCCATTTGAACAAGTTGAAATCGATGGACATACTGGAAGAGGTAGATGTCGAGAGGGACGGGAAGATCAAGAAAGGATATAGGATACGTTATGGTGACCTGAAAAAGGCCTGGTCCTTCACCGAGGCCAATGTCGAGATGGCCATGCAATCCTACCGTCAAACGGTCGAGCATCTTCAATCGCTTGTGGAGGAATGA
- a CDS encoding tetratricopeptide repeat protein, producing MTDLGRLLDEKYDERIISAINDLDFQQFQDLVVDLLKRIGVIVASKEELGDAVMFRGEGAEGRYLVMASRLFDHASPANIRRVKALAVSEGRSPVLILTNDLEPEAKAYAEKEGVSFADKKKLLLLLRKYKLADALIQEIDRRVLEAEGERVLPSAGRFDHHMVTAIEHMGKGRFKDAIYSLDRALELKPSSDQVWQARANALFNLGRLEEALESCKRATELRPTDRSSWYLMGLILGQMEDFEGEVKAYDTVLRLDPGNRSALLNKGTAFYRMGKFEKALKVYEQMLKLYHDDVMAYNNLGIVLKAMGRTDEALSAFQRAAALDRGYINPIINMGLVHTEKGEHELAIEAWKRALQLERRRADILMSMGASYRALGDLDSALNAYRAALEIDPGSKEAKAQEEELLSLLGAHELSVAESKDVVAVEGNAQLPNVMEEPLPPTKVEHPGKLVSRERCEDIAVVNGAGLPSEIKGEKALAEPAKELQMTVKEGRSEVVAIETPGKLAEAETSRPPEVIEGPSSPAMVPLTMGPVRTHELTVKMLMMTGDLSKAVAEADRALAEHPGESSIMRVRAKALAISGRHDAALAQLTELYAKEKDESLLYDIEAISYLFGQRKEGAQILSRVRPTRESVARELIDLLETGRLEELMVRASKAGRSASGLSMQAQALGLMKSGRYRDAAKIWKDILGEFPANAEALNGLGACMRFMGEYGYEEPIKFMMLATLIDPMYSDAYNNVGCAYFAAGAYDQALEHFNKAISIDRRPEYYLNMSSVQLALGDIEGAKASLTSALKLEESPEVLFMLAVIAEREGDLKWAARLYEDAIAIKPDFKDAMFNLQRIKLQLKYQK from the coding sequence ATGACGGACCTCGGAAGACTGCTCGACGAAAAATATGACGAAAGGATAATCTCCGCGATCAATGACCTTGATTTCCAGCAGTTTCAGGACCTAGTGGTGGACCTTTTAAAGAGAATCGGTGTAATCGTCGCCTCCAAGGAGGAGCTGGGCGATGCGGTCATGTTCCGTGGAGAGGGGGCGGAGGGCCGCTATCTGGTCATGGCCTCAAGGCTTTTCGACCATGCATCCCCGGCGAACATCCGGAGGGTCAAGGCGCTTGCGGTCTCAGAGGGCAGGAGCCCCGTCCTGATACTCACCAACGACCTTGAACCTGAAGCAAAGGCCTACGCGGAGAAGGAAGGGGTCTCGTTCGCGGACAAGAAGAAGCTCCTGCTGCTGCTCAGAAAATACAAGCTGGCGGATGCCTTGATACAGGAGATCGACCGCAGGGTCCTGGAGGCGGAGGGCGAGAGGGTCCTGCCCTCAGCTGGAAGGTTCGATCACCATATGGTCACAGCGATCGAGCACATGGGCAAGGGAAGGTTCAAGGATGCCATCTATAGCTTGGACCGGGCATTGGAGCTCAAACCCTCGAGCGACCAGGTCTGGCAGGCAAGGGCCAACGCGCTCTTCAACCTAGGGCGGCTCGAGGAGGCCCTGGAATCATGCAAAAGGGCGACCGAGCTGCGCCCTACAGACCGCTCTTCATGGTACCTCATGGGCCTCATACTGGGACAGATGGAGGACTTTGAGGGAGAGGTGAAGGCCTATGACACCGTCCTTAGATTGGACCCAGGGAACAGGTCGGCGTTGCTGAACAAAGGGACCGCCTTTTATCGGATGGGCAAGTTCGAAAAGGCCCTCAAAGTGTACGAGCAGATGCTCAAGCTGTACCATGATGACGTGATGGCGTACAACAATCTTGGGATAGTGCTCAAGGCCATGGGCAGGACGGACGAGGCCCTGTCCGCGTTCCAAAGGGCGGCGGCCTTGGACAGGGGCTATATCAACCCGATCATCAACATGGGCCTCGTGCACACAGAGAAGGGTGAACACGAGCTTGCGATCGAGGCCTGGAAAAGGGCACTGCAGCTGGAAAGGCGGCGCGCTGACATATTGATGTCCATGGGGGCGTCATATCGAGCGTTGGGGGACCTGGACTCAGCGTTGAACGCCTACAGGGCAGCGCTCGAGATAGACCCCGGCTCCAAAGAGGCAAAGGCCCAGGAAGAGGAGCTGTTGTCATTGTTGGGGGCTCACGAGCTATCAGTGGCCGAGAGCAAAGATGTGGTCGCCGTTGAAGGAAATGCCCAATTGCCAAATGTGATGGAGGAGCCCCTCCCCCCAACGAAGGTCGAGCACCCCGGTAAGCTTGTCAGCAGGGAGCGGTGTGAGGACATCGCAGTGGTGAATGGTGCCGGTCTGCCCTCGGAGATCAAAGGGGAAAAGGCTTTGGCAGAGCCGGCGAAAGAACTGCAGATGACCGTAAAGGAAGGCAGGTCAGAGGTGGTGGCCATCGAAACCCCTGGAAAATTGGCGGAGGCAGAAACCTCTCGGCCTCCAGAGGTCATTGAAGGGCCCTCTTCACCAGCGATGGTGCCCTTGACCATGGGCCCCGTCCGAACACACGAGCTCACGGTCAAGATGCTCATGATGACAGGTGACCTATCAAAGGCGGTGGCGGAGGCGGACAGGGCGCTTGCTGAGCACCCGGGCGAGAGCAGCATCATGAGGGTGAGAGCGAAGGCCTTGGCCATCTCAGGAAGACATGATGCCGCCTTGGCACAATTGACCGAGCTATATGCGAAGGAAAAGGACGAGAGCCTGCTGTACGATATAGAGGCGATCTCTTATCTCTTCGGCCAGAGGAAGGAAGGAGCCCAGATCCTTTCCAGGGTGAGGCCGACCAGGGAGTCAGTGGCCCGAGAGCTCATCGACCTTTTGGAGACTGGACGGCTGGAGGAGCTCATGGTGAGAGCGTCAAAGGCGGGCCGCAGCGCATCGGGCCTTAGCATGCAGGCACAGGCATTGGGACTTATGAAGAGCGGAAGGTACCGTGACGCAGCAAAGATATGGAAGGACATACTCGGGGAGTTCCCTGCGAACGCCGAGGCGCTGAACGGGCTTGGTGCCTGCATGAGGTTCATGGGCGAGTATGGATACGAGGAGCCGATAAAGTTCATGATGCTCGCGACGCTCATAGACCCTATGTATTCGGACGCTTACAACAATGTCGGTTGCGCTTACTTTGCCGCGGGCGCCTATGATCAGGCCCTCGAGCACTTCAACAAGGCCATCTCGATCGACAGAAGGCCTGAGTACTATCTCAACATGAGCAGCGTTCAGCTGGCCTTAGGGGACATCGAGGGGGCCAAGGCCTCTTTGACCTCTGCATTGAAACTGGAAGAGAGCCCTGAGGTGCTCTTCATGTTGGCCGTGATCGCTGAAAGGGAAGGGGATCTGAAATGGGCAGCGCGTCTTTATGAGGACGCCATCGCGATAAAGCCAGACTTCAAGGATGCTATGTTCAACCTTCAGAGGATAAAACTTCAGCTGAAGTATCAGAAATGA
- a CDS encoding PRC-barrel domain-containing protein: MRKFITELKGKTVMTNDGQILGMIDNFVLNTATGDINHVLVIPAEEIDTRLFKSDAQGRLILPFSEMRDVRDVVVMNISR; the protein is encoded by the coding sequence ATGAGAAAATTTATCACGGAACTGAAGGGAAAGACCGTCATGACAAATGATGGCCAGATCCTCGGGATGATCGACAATTTCGTTCTCAATACGGCGACCGGGGACATCAACCATGTGCTGGTGATACCTGCCGAGGAGATCGATACCAGGTTGTTCAAGAGCGATGCGCAGGGACGTCTCATATTACCGTTCAGCGAGATGCGTGATGTCCGTGACGTCGTCGTCATGAACATATCTCGCTAA
- a CDS encoding CDC48 family AAA ATPase: protein MAESIVLRVAKAQQQSEVGLGRARIDTQTRKALGVEQGDIIEIIGKRSTAAKVFRATQEDEGKGVIRIDGILRSNANVSMGEKVTVQKADVQPAIKITIAPKVPEGKQIRFGIGVEELIKKGLTSRPLLKGDELIIPNIALMGGWLPFKVLNTVPQGIVIVGDHTEFIVKTEPTEAKDASITSITYDDIGGLDEELKRVREMIELPLKHPELFDRLGIDAPKGVLLYGPPGTGKTLLAKAVANEAGASFYSIQGPEIISKYYGQSEEKLRERFEEAEKNAPSILFIDEIDSIAPKREDVTGELERRVVAQLLTLMDGLSGRGQVIVIAATNREDSIDPALRRPGRFDREIEIGVPSRSGRREILEIHTRGMPLEDGFDIDHFASLTHGFVGADLAALAREAAMKCLGRYAPDLELDKAIPPSVLEKMRVTMDDFQEALKEMEPSAMREVLVEMPHVTWQDVGGLEDVKRQLKEMVEMPLDNPESFRRLGIRPAKGVLLYGPPGTGKTLLAKAVATESRANFISIKGPEIMSKWVGESEKAVRQAFKKAKQVAPAVVFLDEIDAIAPRRGSGSDTNVTERVVNQLLTSIDGAESLNGVTVIAATNRPDILDPALLRAGRFDRLILIPQPDIEARLSILKVHTSRMPLKGVDLENIAARTDGYVGADLENLCREAAMIALREDRHVKHVEGRHFEEALKVIKPSVSKDVMKQYENISKALEKVRLGMDDLGIYR, encoded by the coding sequence ATGGCTGAATCCATCGTCCTTCGTGTCGCTAAGGCGCAGCAGCAGTCCGAGGTAGGGCTTGGTAGGGCAAGGATCGATACCCAGACAAGAAAGGCATTGGGAGTGGAGCAGGGCGATATAATCGAGATCATCGGAAAGCGTTCGACGGCGGCGAAGGTATTTCGGGCCACCCAGGAGGATGAGGGCAAAGGGGTCATAAGGATCGACGGTATACTGAGGTCAAATGCGAACGTCTCGATGGGAGAAAAGGTCACCGTTCAGAAGGCGGATGTTCAGCCAGCGATCAAGATCACAATAGCGCCAAAGGTCCCCGAAGGGAAGCAGATAAGGTTCGGAATAGGGGTGGAAGAGCTCATTAAAAAAGGTCTAACATCGAGACCTCTCCTGAAGGGAGATGAGCTGATCATTCCGAACATAGCCCTGATGGGAGGTTGGTTGCCCTTCAAGGTTCTCAACACGGTCCCTCAGGGGATAGTGATAGTGGGCGACCACACAGAGTTCATCGTCAAGACCGAACCTACTGAGGCCAAGGATGCCAGCATCACTTCGATAACCTATGATGACATCGGAGGTCTCGATGAGGAGCTGAAGAGGGTCAGGGAGATGATAGAGCTCCCCCTCAAGCATCCAGAACTGTTCGATAGGCTGGGGATAGACGCTCCCAAGGGCGTCCTCTTATACGGTCCTCCAGGGACCGGCAAGACGCTGCTGGCGAAGGCGGTGGCCAATGAGGCGGGAGCTAGCTTTTATTCCATCCAAGGGCCTGAGATCATCTCGAAGTACTATGGTCAAAGCGAGGAGAAACTGAGGGAGAGGTTCGAGGAGGCCGAAAAGAACGCGCCATCGATATTATTTATCGATGAAATAGACTCGATAGCACCAAAAAGGGAAGATGTAACAGGCGAGCTGGAGAGGAGGGTGGTCGCGCAGCTGTTGACGCTGATGGACGGACTGTCAGGCAGAGGCCAGGTGATAGTCATCGCAGCAACGAACCGAGAGGATTCCATCGACCCCGCCTTGAGAAGGCCGGGCCGATTCGACAGGGAGATCGAGATTGGAGTGCCCTCGAGGTCAGGAAGAAGAGAGATACTGGAGATCCACACGAGGGGGATGCCGTTAGAAGATGGTTTTGACATCGACCACTTCGCGTCCCTGACCCATGGCTTCGTAGGCGCGGACCTGGCAGCTCTGGCCAGAGAGGCTGCCATGAAATGCCTCGGGAGATATGCCCCCGACCTTGAGCTCGACAAGGCCATACCACCGTCCGTGCTTGAGAAGATGAGGGTCACGATGGACGATTTCCAGGAGGCCCTCAAGGAGATGGAGCCTTCCGCGATGAGAGAGGTGCTGGTCGAGATGCCTCATGTGACCTGGCAGGATGTCGGCGGGCTTGAGGATGTGAAAAGACAGCTTAAGGAGATGGTGGAGATGCCGCTTGATAACCCCGAATCCTTCAGGAGGCTCGGTATACGTCCTGCCAAAGGGGTGCTCCTTTATGGGCCTCCTGGTACGGGCAAGACCCTATTGGCAAAGGCGGTCGCCACGGAGTCGAGGGCGAACTTCATCTCGATAAAAGGGCCTGAGATAATGAGCAAATGGGTGGGGGAGTCCGAGAAGGCGGTGCGCCAAGCGTTCAAGAAGGCCAAGCAGGTCGCGCCGGCCGTCGTTTTCCTGGACGAGATAGATGCCATCGCTCCGAGAAGAGGCTCTGGTTCAGATACCAACGTCACGGAGCGTGTGGTCAACCAGCTTCTGACATCCATTGATGGTGCCGAGTCGTTGAACGGTGTGACCGTGATAGCTGCCACGAACAGGCCTGACATCCTTGACCCTGCGCTCCTTCGTGCAGGAAGGTTCGACAGGCTGATACTGATCCCACAACCAGACATCGAGGCCAGGTTGAGCATCCTGAAGGTGCACACGTCGAGGATGCCGCTGAAGGGAGTGGACCTAGAGAACATCGCGGCCAGGACGGATGGATATGTAGGTGCGGACCTTGAGAACCTATGTAGGGAGGCGGCGATGATAGCGCTCAGGGAGGACAGGCATGTCAAGCATGTCGAAGGGCGTCATTTCGAGGAGGCGCTGAAGGTCATTAAGCCCTCAGTGAGCAAGGATGTCATGAAACAATATGAGAACATCAGCAAGGCGCTTGAAAAGGTCCGGCTCGGGATGGACGACCTAGGCATTTATAGATGA